A single Chryseobacterium sp. DNA region contains:
- a CDS encoding MarR family winged helix-turn-helix transcriptional regulator, translating to MNYKLVHEVVELVHQFETENKNKMNYSSDLTGFKEWVATSSEGRYSAKEPYWKGKENGRSAESVINTLIVHMNRYAKSYSKSAISDSVFSTQEDFIYLTTLKSFGAMPKMELIKENVHEKPAGIQIINRLIHHGWAEQTDSETDKRIKVIKITEKGLQALDDQMHKIRKASQIVTGALTYFEKLELIRLLSKLNEFHHSIYRKNLQSKDLLDAAYDYLQN from the coding sequence ATGAATTACAAGCTTGTCCATGAGGTGGTAGAACTGGTTCACCAGTTTGAAACCGAAAATAAAAATAAAATGAATTACAGCAGCGACCTTACAGGTTTCAAAGAATGGGTAGCAACATCTTCCGAAGGCCGTTATTCAGCAAAGGAACCTTATTGGAAAGGAAAAGAAAATGGCAGAAGTGCAGAGAGTGTGATTAATACTTTAATAGTGCACATGAACAGATATGCAAAGTCATATTCTAAATCAGCAATCAGCGATTCAGTGTTTTCTACTCAGGAAGATTTTATCTATCTCACCACCCTGAAGTCGTTTGGGGCTATGCCAAAAATGGAGTTAATTAAAGAAAACGTACATGAAAAGCCGGCAGGAATACAGATTATTAACCGGCTGATTCATCATGGGTGGGCTGAACAGACGGATTCTGAAACGGATAAACGGATAAAAGTTATTAAAATAACAGAAAAAGGGCTTCAGGCTTTGGATGATCAAATGCATAAAATCCGCAAGGCTTCCCAGATTGTAACAGGAGCTTTAACCTATTTTGAAAAACTGGAACTCATCCGCCTGCTATCCAAACTGAATGAATTTCATCATTCTATTTACCGTAAAAATTTACAATCTAAAGATCTGCTGGATGCCGCCTATGATTATTTGCAAAATTAA
- a CDS encoding MarR family winged helix-turn-helix transcriptional regulator: protein MNYTLIKDFMGLLEQFEMENQDHPNAYSGTVQGFKAWMFDKENAAVQRELEEPYWEGKENGRTPESAINTLLVHLNRYAKTYSKSAISNSEFSTQEDFIYLINLKAFGQMTKMELIKKNIHEKPVGMLIIARLLRQGWIVQTESDIDKRSKLIHISEAGLEALENQMEKIRKATHIVAGNLTYDEKMDLIRILNKLDRFHYPIFSRNIDAHELITTVYEEYSFGKKK from the coding sequence ATGAATTATACCCTTATCAAAGACTTTATGGGGCTGCTGGAGCAGTTTGAAATGGAAAACCAGGATCACCCCAATGCTTATTCCGGAACTGTCCAGGGCTTTAAGGCATGGATGTTCGATAAAGAAAATGCGGCAGTGCAGAGAGAACTGGAAGAACCTTATTGGGAAGGCAAAGAAAATGGAAGAACTCCCGAAAGTGCGATCAATACTTTGCTTGTTCACCTCAACCGATATGCAAAGACCTATTCAAAATCAGCAATTTCAAATTCGGAGTTTTCTACGCAGGAAGACTTCATCTATCTGATCAATCTTAAAGCCTTCGGGCAGATGACCAAAATGGAGCTCATCAAAAAAAATATTCATGAAAAGCCTGTCGGCATGCTTATTATAGCCAGATTACTTCGCCAGGGCTGGATTGTGCAGACCGAATCCGATATCGATAAACGCAGTAAACTGATTCATATTTCTGAAGCAGGATTGGAGGCACTGGAAAATCAGATGGAAAAAATAAGGAAGGCTACCCATATTGTAGCCGGAAACCTTACCTATGATGAAAAAATGGATCTTATTCGAATTCTTAATAAACTGGACCGTTTTCATTATCCTATATTCTCAAGAAATATAGATGCCCATGAGCTTATCACTACGGTTTATGAAGAATATTCATTCGGAAAAAAGAAATGA
- a CDS encoding Crp/Fnr family transcriptional regulator encodes MIISEDLLLAYGANYETFEMNETIFYEGNLPKFYFQITHGIVELNNYHEDGKEFTQNILSDGQSFGESFLFDDKVYPTNATAKTTCTILKLPKTDFFHLLNQHPEVSSRMFKCLADRLYYKYVMLFNVSSPDPILKIKTVMDCLKGNDDNNKYSFQIPLTRQQLANLTGLRVETVIRTIKKMHNINLVRLQNRKIFY; translated from the coding sequence ATGATAATAAGTGAAGATTTATTATTGGCCTATGGTGCAAATTATGAGACCTTTGAAATGAACGAAACGATTTTTTATGAAGGAAATTTGCCTAAGTTTTATTTTCAGATTACACATGGTATTGTTGAACTTAACAATTACCACGAAGACGGTAAAGAATTTACTCAAAACATTCTGTCTGACGGTCAAAGCTTTGGAGAGTCTTTTTTATTTGACGACAAGGTCTACCCCACCAATGCCACCGCTAAAACCACCTGTACGATACTTAAACTGCCCAAAACCGACTTCTTTCATTTATTGAACCAACATCCCGAGGTTTCCTCCAGAATGTTTAAATGTCTTGCCGACCGGTTGTATTACAAATATGTGATGCTCTTTAACGTTTCATCTCCGGATCCCATCCTTAAAATCAAAACGGTAATGGATTGCCTTAAAGGAAATGATGACAATAATAAATATTCATTTCAGATTCCCCTTACAAGACAGCAGTTGGCGAACTTAACGGGATTACGGGTGGAAACCGTTATCAGAACGATTAAAAAAATGCATAATAT